The Papaver somniferum cultivar HN1 chromosome 3, ASM357369v1, whole genome shotgun sequence genome includes a region encoding these proteins:
- the LOC113358761 gene encoding uncharacterized protein LOC113358761 isoform X1, giving the protein MEPMNSSTNSLGSTTINVNISDEANAMIVPLLLTNPSYHRSKSNIYDELRSFRVSLKWCALDHSTYVNKTISYLVFIFLTIVVPIFSSVFVHVPKTSTIEDPISFNKLIQLPESGLAIIGFFTISRFFKKYGLRRLLYLDELQDDSTYVRRGYARELDKSFRHLAYILLPSFLVEFAHKILFFSTVIVSIPVPYAENRLPYNSIMFLAGLVSWVYRTGVFLLVCALFRLTCELQILRFEGFQKMLEGYGSDPGTIFEEHMRIKKQLSETSHRYRLFIVASLFMITICQFGVLMLVLGSKAEKNFFNSGDLVVCSAVQLSGFLLSLLGAARITHRAQGIVSIATRWHMLHATTYSNGVSKSKCCTLEKIDRISAANAGVVEESNRAISSNSTNDTLIAMPSQDSSSFQTRQSLVTYLQHNNGGITVYGFALDRGLLHTLFAFEFSLVLWILSKVVVLSS; this is encoded by the exons ATGGAACCCATGAATTCATCAACCAACTCTCTTGGCAGTACCACCATCAACGTCAATATCTCTGATGAAGCAAATGCAATGATCGTCCCGTTACTGCTGACGAACCCGTCTTATCATCGTTCAAAGTCGAACATATACGATGAGCTACGAAGTTTCCGTGTAAGTCTCAAGTGGTGTGCACTTGATCATTCAACATATGTAAATAAAACCATTTCTTACTTGGTTTTTATTTTCCTCACCATAGTTGTTCCCATTTTTAGTTCAGTTTTTGTTCATGTCCCTAAAACTTCAACTATTGAGGATCCAATTTCATTCAACAAGTTGATTCAGTTACCAGAGTCAGGTCTAGCCATTATTGGTTTCTTCACAATATCCCGGTTCTTTAAAAAGTACGGTCTGCGTCGGCTTCTATATCTTGATGAACTTCAAGATGATTCAACGTACGTTCGACGTGGGTATGCACGAGAACTTGATAAATCCTTTAGACACCTTGCTTACATTCTTTTACCTTCTTTTCTTGTTGAATTTGCACATAAGATACTATTCTTTTCAACAGTCATAGTGTCGATCCCCGTACCGTACGCAGAAAACCGTCTACCGTACAATTCGATTATGTTTCTAGCAGGATTAGTATCATGGGTGTATAGAACTGGTGTGTTTTTGTTAGTCTGTGCTTTGTTTAGATTAACATGTGAGTTGCAGATACTAAGGTTTGAAGGATTTCAGAAGATGTTAGAAGGTTATGGGTCAGACCCCGGTACCATTTTTGAAGAACATATGAGGATAAAAAAGCAATTATCGGAAACAAGTCACCGGTACCGGCTTTTCATTGTGGCTTCTTTGTTTATGATTACTATTTGTCAGTTTGGAGTTCTCATGTTAGTTTTGGGTTCAAAAGCTGAGAAGAACTTCTTCAATTCAGGCGATCTTGTGGTTTGTTCAGCAGTGCAGTTGAGTGGTTTCTTACTGTCACTATTGGGAGCAGCAAGAATTACTCATAGAGCCCAAGGAATTGTTTCCATTGCTACAAGGTGGCACATGCTTCATGCAACTACATACAGCAATGGGGTCTCGAAGAGTAAATGCTGCACGCTGGAAAAGATAGACAGAATTTCAGCGGCCAATGCTGGGGTTGTCGAAGAGTCTAACCGCGCAATCAGTAGTAACTCAACAAATGACACTTTGATTGCGATGCCGTCACAGGATTCATCATCTTTCCAAACCAGACAATCTTTGG TGACATATTTGCAGCACAACAACGGCGGAATCACCGTGTATGGGTTCGCGCTGGACAGGGGATTGCTACACACACTCTTTGCCTTCGAATTTTCTCTAGTTTTATGGATCTTAAGTAAAGTTGTTGTCctctcatcttga
- the LOC113358761 gene encoding uncharacterized protein LOC113358761 isoform X2, producing MEPMNSSTNSLGSTTINVNISDEANAMIVPLLLTNPSYHRSKSNIYDELRSFRVSLKWCALDHSTYVNKTISYLVFIFLTIVVPIFSSVFVHVPKTSTIEDPISFNKLIQLPESGLAIIGFFTISRFFKKYGLRRLLYLDELQDDSTYVRRGYARELDKSFRHLAYILLPSFLVEFAHKILFFSTVIVSIPVPYAENRLPYNSIMFLAGLVSWVYRTGVFLLVCALFRLTCELQILRFEGFQKMLEGYGSDPGTIFEEHMRIKKQLSETSHRYRLFIVASLFMITICQFGVLMLVLGSKAEKNFFNSGDLVVCSAVQLSGFLLSLLGAARITHRAQGIVSIATRWHMLHATTYSNGVSKSKCCTLEKIDRISAANAGVVEESNRAISSNSTNDTLIAMPSQDSSSFQTRQSLVTYLQHNNGGITVYGFALDRGLLHTLFAFEFSLVLWILSM from the exons ATGGAACCCATGAATTCATCAACCAACTCTCTTGGCAGTACCACCATCAACGTCAATATCTCTGATGAAGCAAATGCAATGATCGTCCCGTTACTGCTGACGAACCCGTCTTATCATCGTTCAAAGTCGAACATATACGATGAGCTACGAAGTTTCCGTGTAAGTCTCAAGTGGTGTGCACTTGATCATTCAACATATGTAAATAAAACCATTTCTTACTTGGTTTTTATTTTCCTCACCATAGTTGTTCCCATTTTTAGTTCAGTTTTTGTTCATGTCCCTAAAACTTCAACTATTGAGGATCCAATTTCATTCAACAAGTTGATTCAGTTACCAGAGTCAGGTCTAGCCATTATTGGTTTCTTCACAATATCCCGGTTCTTTAAAAAGTACGGTCTGCGTCGGCTTCTATATCTTGATGAACTTCAAGATGATTCAACGTACGTTCGACGTGGGTATGCACGAGAACTTGATAAATCCTTTAGACACCTTGCTTACATTCTTTTACCTTCTTTTCTTGTTGAATTTGCACATAAGATACTATTCTTTTCAACAGTCATAGTGTCGATCCCCGTACCGTACGCAGAAAACCGTCTACCGTACAATTCGATTATGTTTCTAGCAGGATTAGTATCATGGGTGTATAGAACTGGTGTGTTTTTGTTAGTCTGTGCTTTGTTTAGATTAACATGTGAGTTGCAGATACTAAGGTTTGAAGGATTTCAGAAGATGTTAGAAGGTTATGGGTCAGACCCCGGTACCATTTTTGAAGAACATATGAGGATAAAAAAGCAATTATCGGAAACAAGTCACCGGTACCGGCTTTTCATTGTGGCTTCTTTGTTTATGATTACTATTTGTCAGTTTGGAGTTCTCATGTTAGTTTTGGGTTCAAAAGCTGAGAAGAACTTCTTCAATTCAGGCGATCTTGTGGTTTGTTCAGCAGTGCAGTTGAGTGGTTTCTTACTGTCACTATTGGGAGCAGCAAGAATTACTCATAGAGCCCAAGGAATTGTTTCCATTGCTACAAGGTGGCACATGCTTCATGCAACTACATACAGCAATGGGGTCTCGAAGAGTAAATGCTGCACGCTGGAAAAGATAGACAGAATTTCAGCGGCCAATGCTGGGGTTGTCGAAGAGTCTAACCGCGCAATCAGTAGTAACTCAACAAATGACACTTTGATTGCGATGCCGTCACAGGATTCATCATCTTTCCAAACCAGACAATCTTTGG TGACATATTTGCAGCACAACAACGGCGGAATCACCGTGTATGGGTTCGCGCTGGACAGGGGATTGCTACACACACTCTTTGCCTTCGAATTTTCTCTAGTTTTATGGATCTTAA
- the LOC113358762 gene encoding 26S proteasome regulatory subunit RPN13-like, producing the protein MDQIPPNAPETYIPDVMLEFRAGKLNLEGTRLVADSRKGLVRIARGDEGLLHFQWLDRTQNVLEDDQIIFPDEAVFEKVGPASERVYRLKFSTDNRTFFFWMQEPNADEDSRISTSVNFHMNRPFEFDREVPEISAPNPLSEASDKSEDMAEDEVSSRANLVMPNLGTTVTSDVSSSAGPVKMADLQRILSSFGAGDAAVDPDGGLGLEDILTPELILPLIESLPLEQRLASHLPEGKLSPSDLIELLQCPQFRQQVESFTYVLRTGQIDLTQFGIDPAKYNFSVQSFLEALDDSVAKVSDSGETGSRQDDIKDSTSQTQNDPMDEGH; encoded by the exons ATGGATCAAATTCCACCAAATGCACCTGAAACTTACATACCA GATGTTATGCTTGAATTTCGTGCGGGCAAGCTGAACCTCGAAGGAACACGATTGGTTGCTGATTCACGTAAAGGACTTGTTCGAATAGCAAGG GGTGATGAGGGACTGTTACACTTCCAGTGGCTAGATCGCACACAGAATGTGCTCGAAGAT GATCAAATAATATTCCCTGACGAGGCAGTTTTCGAGAAG GTCGGTCCGGCATCTGAAAGGGTATACCGTTTAAAGTTCAGCACCGACAATAGGACGTTCTTTTTTTGGATGCAG GAGCCAAACGCTGATGAAGATTCACGAATTAGCACCTCAGTCAACTTCCACATGAATCGCCCTTTTG AATTTGATAGAGAAGTACCTGAGATTTCAGCTCCTAACCCACTGTCTGAAGCATCTGATAAATCAGAAGACATGGCTGAAGATGAGGTGTCATCGAG GGCAAACTTGGTTATGCCTAACTTGGGTACGACAGTAACTAGTGATGTTAGCTCTTCAGCTGGACCAGTAAAAATGGCAGATCTGCAGAGAATATTAAGTAGTTTTGGAGCCGGAG ATGCTGCCGTGGATCCTGATGGAG gTCTGGGATTGGAGGACATTCTGACTCCTGAGTTGATACTGCCATTGATTGAATCACTGCCTCTGGAACAGCGATTGGCGTCACATTTGCCTGAG GGCAAACTTAGTCCTTCTGATCTAATCGAGTTACTACAGTGCCCACAATTCCGTCAACAAGTAGAATCATTTACATAT GTGCTTCGCACAGGACAAATTGATTTGACTCAGTTTGGTATCGACCCAGCTAAAT ACAACTTTAGTGTTCAATCTTTCCTCGAAGCTTTGGACGACTCTGTTGCAAAGGTTTCAGATTCTGGGGAAACTGGTTCAAGGCAAGATGATATCAAGGACTCAACATCTCAAACGCAAAATGATCCTATGGATGAAGGACATTAG